The Streptomyces sp. NBC_00440 genome contains a region encoding:
- a CDS encoding carbohydrate kinase family protein has protein sequence MKKTAVFVGDTVFDTTIRVGSLPAADEKVVSDHLTDSVGGVVTNAAVACSLTGTPTRLVSSVGTDVAGRECAAQAESLGLDFRPEVSAGASSRAVITIAEDGEKHLILVPGARMYPSEAVCRQLSLAHTGWLHTAVYDPEAARTVISRCAESGVPWSVDLEPATFPEGIETLADHIDGAATVFCNAHAARAIGPAAVRTLFELGARSVVFTEGSHGARWCAPGCAEVTVPVVRDTAPVADTTGAGDCLAGSFVGMMLDTGDPLESLRYAVTAASRSCSGLGGHPSYATRAEVTRLRRATGAPAASGNATPLNAPVTPSFRGGSHDSAE, from the coding sequence ATGAAAAAGACAGCGGTCTTCGTCGGGGACACGGTGTTCGACACCACGATTCGCGTGGGCTCCCTCCCCGCCGCCGACGAGAAAGTGGTGAGCGACCACCTCACCGACTCGGTGGGAGGTGTGGTGACCAACGCGGCCGTCGCGTGCTCCCTCACCGGAACGCCGACCAGACTGGTGAGCTCCGTGGGAACGGACGTGGCGGGCCGCGAGTGCGCCGCGCAGGCGGAGAGCCTCGGCCTCGACTTCCGGCCCGAGGTGTCGGCCGGCGCTTCCAGCCGGGCCGTCATCACGATCGCCGAGGACGGCGAGAAGCACCTCATTCTCGTACCGGGTGCGCGGATGTACCCGTCCGAAGCCGTCTGCCGGCAGCTCTCTCTCGCGCACACCGGGTGGCTGCACACGGCCGTCTACGACCCGGAGGCCGCGCGGACCGTCATATCCCGGTGTGCGGAGAGCGGGGTTCCCTGGTCCGTCGACCTGGAGCCGGCGACGTTCCCGGAAGGGATCGAGACGCTCGCCGACCACATCGACGGCGCCGCCACGGTGTTCTGCAACGCTCATGCCGCGCGTGCCATCGGTCCCGCGGCGGTCCGGACCCTCTTCGAACTGGGCGCCCGCTCCGTGGTGTTCACCGAGGGCTCGCACGGGGCGCGCTGGTGCGCGCCGGGCTGTGCGGAGGTCACCGTTCCGGTCGTACGCGACACCGCCCCGGTGGCGGACACGACAGGAGCGGGCGATTGCCTGGCCGGGTCGTTCGTCGGCATGATGCTCGACACCGGTGACCCGCTCGAATCGCTGCGCTATGCGGTGACGGCGGCCTCCCGCAGCTGCTCGGGGCTGGGCGGCCACCCGTCCTACGCCACGAGGGCCGAGGTGACGCGGCTGCGACGGGCCACCGGCGCACCTGCCGCTTCCGGCAACGCGACACCACTCAACGCACCGGTCACGCCGTCATTCCGAGGAGGTTCGCATGACTCTGCTGAGTGA
- a CDS encoding BtpA/SgcQ family protein: MNNPVDSTADERALGVFPPKESALGSIFGTDRVVIGVVHCPPLPGSPHYRGEPLADVIRFAVEEATAYQQGGVHGLIVENAWDLPFPKPEDQGFETAANLAVISDHVREKVGLPVGVNVLANGAHCSIATAQAAQSAFVRVNQWANAYVANEGFMEGLAPSATRYRATLRAEQLKVFADVHVKHGSHSIIADRSLAEQTEDAEFFDADVLIATGGRTGDEAAESEVRGIMDATRLPVIIGSGMNEDNAERLLSLCHGAIVASSLKENGRWWGRVDRTKVRAFTRHAEKAGYQLP; this comes from the coding sequence ATGAACAACCCGGTTGACAGCACCGCAGACGAGCGAGCGCTCGGTGTCTTCCCGCCGAAGGAGTCGGCTCTGGGCTCGATCTTCGGCACCGACCGCGTGGTCATCGGTGTCGTGCACTGCCCCCCGCTCCCCGGCAGTCCCCACTACCGCGGCGAGCCGCTCGCGGACGTGATCCGGTTCGCCGTGGAGGAAGCGACGGCGTACCAGCAGGGCGGGGTGCACGGACTGATCGTGGAGAACGCCTGGGACCTGCCCTTCCCCAAGCCGGAGGACCAGGGCTTCGAGACAGCGGCGAACCTGGCGGTGATCAGCGACCACGTACGCGAGAAGGTGGGCCTGCCGGTCGGTGTGAACGTCCTGGCGAACGGGGCGCACTGCTCGATAGCCACCGCCCAGGCCGCCCAGTCGGCTTTCGTACGCGTCAACCAGTGGGCGAACGCCTATGTGGCCAACGAGGGCTTCATGGAAGGACTGGCCCCTTCGGCGACGCGCTACCGGGCGACGCTCAGGGCCGAACAGCTCAAGGTGTTCGCGGACGTCCACGTCAAACACGGTTCGCACTCCATCATCGCCGACCGGTCCCTGGCGGAGCAGACGGAGGACGCCGAGTTCTTCGACGCGGACGTGCTCATCGCGACCGGCGGACGCACCGGTGACGAGGCCGCCGAGAGCGAGGTCCGGGGCATCATGGACGCCACCCGGCTGCCGGTGATCATCGGTTCGGGAATGAACGAGGACAACGCGGAACGGCTGCTGTCGCTGTGCCACGGCGCCATCGTGGCCTCGTCGTTGAAGGAGAACGGCCGCTGGTGGGGCCGGGTCGACAGGACGAAGGTCAGGGCCTTCACCCGGCACGCCGAGAAGGCGGGCTACCAACTGCCCTGA
- a CDS encoding MFS transporter, which yields MPDAHGHSNILDRIGIPRSLAAGYLALAFFMIGDGVEQGYLSAFLNDQGFAAHRVALMFTLYGVTAGVSAWMAAALSDVFGPRRLMAVGVAVWVVFHVLFITLGVTEHSGVMLLVCYGLRGFGYPLFAYGFLMWIVRTARPEKLGVAVGWFWFAYIAGFSTLSPLIAKESIALIGPLPTLWSALLVIAVGAVIALNVHAPGGDRPVARPEEDPLRGLVKGVSVLWQEPKVAAAGLIRVVNGVSQFGFPVFLPVYFTKSLGFPLGDWLTIYSVMYMVNLGCNLLAGYWSDKYGVTTVLRWMGCVGCAVTTVAFYYIPTATHSFWLSLITGSAFCACLAGFSPMSALMPQIAPRRTGAAMAGLNLGAGLGTAAGPALVGLCLTPLGVEGVMWVFGACYVVGALLTAFLRLPAHKGSPVPATELSAP from the coding sequence ATGCCGGACGCACACGGACACAGCAACATCCTCGACAGGATCGGCATTCCGCGGAGTCTGGCAGCGGGATATCTGGCTCTGGCGTTCTTCATGATCGGGGACGGTGTCGAACAGGGCTATCTCTCCGCGTTCCTGAACGACCAGGGTTTCGCCGCCCACCGGGTCGCGCTGATGTTCACTCTCTACGGGGTGACCGCAGGGGTCTCCGCGTGGATGGCCGCCGCCCTCTCCGACGTCTTCGGACCACGCCGTCTCATGGCGGTGGGCGTCGCCGTCTGGGTGGTGTTCCACGTCCTGTTCATCACCCTGGGGGTCACGGAGCACTCCGGGGTGATGCTGCTCGTCTGCTACGGGTTGCGCGGGTTCGGGTATCCCCTGTTCGCCTACGGGTTCCTCATGTGGATCGTGCGGACGGCGCGGCCGGAGAAGCTGGGCGTGGCCGTGGGCTGGTTCTGGTTCGCCTACATCGCCGGTTTCTCCACACTGAGCCCGCTGATCGCCAAGGAGAGCATCGCTCTGATCGGGCCGCTGCCGACGCTGTGGTCGGCCCTGCTGGTGATAGCCGTCGGTGCGGTGATCGCACTCAACGTGCACGCCCCGGGCGGGGACCGTCCGGTCGCCCGTCCGGAGGAGGACCCGCTGCGCGGGCTGGTCAAGGGCGTCTCCGTGCTCTGGCAGGAGCCGAAAGTGGCCGCGGCGGGGCTGATCCGGGTCGTGAACGGTGTCTCCCAGTTCGGGTTCCCGGTCTTCCTGCCGGTCTACTTCACCAAGTCCCTCGGGTTCCCGCTCGGCGACTGGCTCACCATCTACTCCGTGATGTACATGGTGAATCTGGGCTGCAATCTGCTCGCCGGATACTGGAGCGACAAGTACGGAGTCACCACCGTGCTCCGGTGGATGGGCTGTGTGGGCTGCGCCGTCACCACCGTGGCCTTCTACTACATACCCACCGCGACCCACAGTTTCTGGCTGTCCCTGATCACCGGGAGCGCGTTCTGCGCCTGCCTGGCCGGATTCTCCCCGATGTCCGCTCTGATGCCGCAGATCGCCCCCCGGCGTACCGGCGCCGCCATGGCCGGGCTCAACCTCGGGGCGGGCCTCGGCACGGCGGCCGGTCCCGCCCTGGTCGGCCTCTGCCTGACACCGCTGGGCGTGGAGGGCGTGATGTGGGTGTTCGGCGCCTGCTACGTCGTCGGCGCCCTGCTCACGGCGTTCCTCAGGCTCCCCGCGCACAAGGGCTCGCCCGTACCCGCCACCGAACTGTCCGCTCCCTGA
- a CDS encoding MarR family winged helix-turn-helix transcriptional regulator, protein METETATRWLNDAEQCSWRTYLDVNRLLTYQMEKDLQPFGLTMNDYEILVNLSEADDRRMRMSDLAAATLQSKSRLSHQITRMEKAGLVRRENCESDRRGLFAVLTDLGGETMQKVAPHHVASVRRHFIDMLTPEALAGLRESLTPVADQLRGLRKG, encoded by the coding sequence ATGGAGACCGAGACGGCCACCCGCTGGCTGAACGATGCCGAGCAGTGCTCCTGGCGCACCTACCTGGACGTGAACAGGCTGCTGACGTACCAGATGGAGAAGGACCTCCAGCCGTTCGGCCTGACGATGAACGACTACGAGATCCTGGTCAATCTCTCCGAGGCCGACGACCGGCGGATGCGGATGAGCGATCTCGCCGCCGCCACCCTTCAGTCGAAGAGCCGCCTGTCGCACCAGATCACCCGGATGGAGAAGGCCGGCCTGGTCCGCAGGGAGAACTGCGAGTCGGACCGGCGTGGCCTGTTCGCCGTCCTCACCGACCTCGGCGGCGAGACCATGCAGAAGGTCGCACCGCACCATGTGGCCTCGGTGCGCAGACACTTCATCGACATGCTGACGCCCGAGGCACTGGCCGGACTGCGCGAGTCACTGACGCCGGTCGCCGATCAGCTGCGGGGGCTGCGCAAGGGGTAG
- a CDS encoding TenA family protein, protein MRFVRDVTHDTVSDAVFARYLLFEREFVDTAARLAGAAVREAPGAAALAGHARTLHALVTDQYAYFTRALETTGVPEVGPRAQEQASVLTEEVLDAADALGYPAIVTCMYAAESLYENWCRTADHSPSARSEIADWVHLHTVEPFTAQVRFLEAEIDALEILPETAEDLVKVFGRVLEAEIGFHEAAYAE, encoded by the coding sequence ATGCGGTTCGTCCGCGACGTCACCCACGACACCGTCAGCGACGCCGTCTTCGCCCGATACCTGCTGTTCGAGCGGGAGTTCGTGGACACCGCGGCCCGCCTCGCGGGCGCGGCAGTGCGCGAGGCGCCCGGCGCCGCCGCGCTGGCCGGGCACGCCCGTACGCTGCACGCCCTGGTGACGGACCAGTACGCCTACTTCACCCGGGCGTTGGAGACCACAGGCGTGCCGGAGGTCGGTCCGCGGGCGCAGGAGCAGGCATCGGTGCTCACCGAGGAGGTCCTGGACGCCGCCGACGCCCTCGGCTATCCGGCCATCGTGACGTGTATGTACGCGGCGGAGTCGCTGTACGAGAACTGGTGCCGCACGGCCGACCACTCACCGTCGGCGCGCAGTGAGATCGCGGACTGGGTCCACCTGCACACGGTCGAACCCTTCACCGCCCAAGTGCGGTTCCTGGAGGCCGAGATCGACGCGCTGGAGATCCTCCCCGAGACGGCGGAGGACCTGGTCAAGGTCTTCGGAAGGGTCCTCGAAGCCGAGATCGGTTTTCACGAGGCCGCCTACGCCGAGTAG
- a CDS encoding carbohydrate kinase family protein, whose translation MIVFCGYGNSDLTVNVPALPGPGSRVQALGIRRHDGGMGANAATAAARMGADARFAGVVGPDLLSTAFLDGLGAQGVDVAWTSRRGHLTTAVILVTPDGERSVISQDDDVTEEHVAEVVRSLSRAGGGWLYLDGYRFPWAAPLLAGAPSLRTVVDMDGCESAEAAEAALSVAEHAIIGRTQAERLIGQGAGAAAVSHRTHLLVTDGAHGWRLHTPAGDTLAGAAIDVRVQDATGAGDCFVGCYLAELERGAEPVDAARFAAVGAGLSCTAPGARAGLPDRAAVAGYLAGGGTP comes from the coding sequence ATGATCGTCTTCTGCGGGTACGGCAACAGCGACCTGACGGTGAACGTTCCCGCCCTCCCGGGGCCCGGAAGCCGCGTACAGGCGCTCGGCATCCGGCGCCATGACGGTGGGATGGGCGCGAACGCGGCGACGGCCGCGGCGCGGATGGGGGCCGACGCCAGGTTCGCCGGCGTGGTGGGGCCGGATCTGCTGAGCACCGCCTTCCTCGACGGGCTCGGCGCTCAGGGCGTGGACGTGGCGTGGACCTCGCGCCGGGGTCACCTCACCACCGCGGTCATCCTCGTCACTCCGGACGGGGAGCGCTCCGTGATCAGCCAGGACGACGACGTGACCGAGGAGCATGTGGCGGAGGTGGTGCGGTCGCTCTCCCGGGCCGGGGGCGGGTGGCTCTATCTCGACGGCTACCGGTTCCCCTGGGCCGCCCCGCTGCTGGCCGGTGCTCCGTCCCTGCGCACGGTCGTCGACATGGACGGCTGCGAGTCGGCCGAGGCAGCGGAGGCGGCCCTGTCGGTGGCCGAGCACGCGATCATCGGCCGTACGCAGGCGGAGCGGCTGATCGGCCAGGGCGCCGGCGCGGCCGCGGTGTCGCACCGTACGCATCTGCTGGTCACCGATGGCGCTCACGGGTGGCGGCTGCACACGCCGGCCGGTGACACCCTGGCCGGAGCGGCCATCGATGTACGGGTCCAGGACGCCACCGGGGCAGGTGACTGCTTCGTGGGCTGTTACCTCGCCGAACTGGAACGCGGGGCGGAACCGGTCGACGCGGCACGCTTTGCCGCCGTCGGGGCGGGTCTGTCCTGCACGGCGCCCGGCGCCAGGGCGGGCCTGCCCGACCGGGCCGCGGTCGCCGGGTATCTCGCCGGTGGCGGGACGCCGTAG
- a CDS encoding GntR family transcriptional regulator — MAWDDEDLLDGPVPKWHQIAERLRSAISDGEFTAGDALPSETLLTRRFGISRTTARSALNELEGDQLVSRRSGKGTIVLPPKVEQPLNLLASFSDDMRARGLAPGYRLVSVTVLPVPAQVAKELGLCEGDEAVCVDRVLLADGEPIASSLSWLSPRIVPPADAPPEAALRNSSLYEWIERTTGTRIGSGEEYIEGGVADAQLAQRLAVTKGAPILIARRRSLSTAALPLEYVVITYRADRYRFRIELTRP; from the coding sequence ATGGCTTGGGATGACGAAGACTTGCTGGACGGCCCCGTACCGAAGTGGCATCAGATCGCCGAGCGTCTGCGATCGGCCATCTCCGACGGCGAGTTCACGGCCGGCGACGCGCTGCCGTCCGAGACTCTGCTCACGCGGCGCTTCGGCATCAGCCGGACCACCGCCCGCAGCGCCCTGAACGAGCTGGAGGGCGACCAGTTGGTCAGCCGCCGGTCGGGAAAGGGCACGATCGTGCTCCCGCCCAAGGTCGAGCAGCCGCTCAACCTGCTGGCCTCGTTCTCGGACGACATGCGGGCCCGCGGCCTGGCGCCGGGCTACCGGCTGGTCTCCGTCACCGTGCTGCCGGTTCCGGCACAGGTCGCCAAGGAACTGGGGCTGTGCGAGGGCGACGAGGCGGTCTGCGTGGACCGGGTGCTGCTCGCCGACGGTGAACCGATCGCGTCCAGCCTGTCGTGGCTGTCACCCCGGATCGTCCCCCCGGCCGACGCACCGCCCGAAGCGGCGCTGCGTAACTCCTCGCTGTACGAGTGGATCGAGCGCACCACCGGTACGCGGATCGGCTCGGGCGAGGAGTACATCGAAGGAGGAGTCGCCGACGCGCAGTTGGCGCAGCGGCTGGCCGTCACCAAGGGCGCTCCGATCCTCATCGCCCGCCGCCGCTCGCTCTCGACGGCCGCCCTCCCCCTGGAGTACGTGGTGATCACCTACCGGGCCGACAGGTACCGCTTCCGGATCGAGCTCACCCGCCCATGA